A part of Desulfomicrobium baculatum DSM 4028 genomic DNA contains:
- a CDS encoding ABC transporter ATP-binding protein codes for MLQIENLHVNIGDREVLKGINLNIDEGETFILFGPNGSGKTTLLMALMGFSGYTVTAGKIVFKGVDITEMPTYERARLGIGMSFQRPPTIHGLKTRHLVSMCARGREVDVDCMAKTVNFDSFLDRDINSGFSGGEIKRSELLQLMAQNPSLILFDEPESGVDLENMVLIGNTARALLDGATAPSSETCMRDLRRRNKTSGLIITHTGYILDYVNADRGQVMYNGVLCCDTRPTRPRDILDHISKYGYKECIRCLN; via the coding sequence ATGCTTCAGATTGAAAACCTGCATGTCAATATCGGTGACAGGGAAGTCTTGAAAGGGATTAACCTGAATATCGATGAAGGAGAGACGTTCATTCTCTTCGGTCCCAACGGTTCCGGAAAAACCACGCTGCTCATGGCACTCATGGGCTTTAGCGGGTACACCGTGACTGCGGGCAAGATTGTCTTCAAGGGCGTCGATATCACCGAGATGCCCACCTACGAACGGGCCAGACTCGGCATAGGCATGTCCTTTCAGCGGCCCCCGACCATCCATGGCCTGAAAACCCGTCATCTGGTCTCCATGTGCGCCCGCGGGCGGGAAGTGGATGTCGACTGCATGGCCAAGACCGTCAATTTCGACAGTTTTCTGGATCGCGACATCAACTCCGGTTTTTCCGGAGGCGAGATCAAGCGTTCCGAGCTCTTGCAGCTCATGGCCCAAAATCCGAGTCTGATCCTTTTCGACGAGCCGGAATCCGGGGTGGATCTGGAGAACATGGTCCTCATCGGCAACACGGCCCGCGCCCTGCTTGACGGCGCGACGGCTCCGTCGTCCGAAACGTGCATGCGCGACTTGCGTCGCCGCAACAAGACCTCGGGCCTCATCATCACCCACACCGGCTACATACTCGACTACGTCAACGCCGACCGCGGTCAGGTCATGTACAACGGGGTGCTGTGCTGCGACACGCGGCCGACCCGGCCCCGCGATATTCTGGATCACATCAGCAAGTACGGCTACAAGGAGTGCATCAGATGTCTGAACTAA
- a CDS encoding rhomboid family intramembrane serine protease, whose amino-acid sequence MFPLRDNIPSRHRSYMMWTLLALNIAFFLAGLGLSNAQEFRLFHLFGVVPARYFDPQWAIFQGYPEGLLLPLGTHMFLHSGWLHLIVNMWTLWIFGDNVEDVMGPFKFLVFYLLCGLGALAVHMLTNSSSTMPVVGASGAIAGVMGAYFFLYPHAKVVTFLPILIIPFIFELPAVFYLGAWFLTQVLSGMLAPAGGGGVAWWAHIGGFVVGMLLLRFFRDDSRCYYCYRSETWKEWK is encoded by the coding sequence ATGTTTCCCCTGCGCGACAACATCCCCTCCCGGCATCGGTCCTACATGATGTGGACGCTGCTGGCCCTGAACATCGCCTTTTTTCTGGCTGGCCTGGGCCTGAGCAATGCCCAGGAATTCAGGCTCTTTCATTTGTTCGGCGTGGTCCCGGCACGCTATTTCGACCCGCAGTGGGCCATATTTCAGGGATATCCCGAAGGGTTGCTGTTGCCGCTTGGAACACACATGTTCCTGCATTCCGGCTGGCTGCATCTCATCGTCAACATGTGGACCCTCTGGATTTTCGGGGACAACGTGGAGGACGTGATGGGGCCCTTCAAGTTCCTGGTCTTCTACCTGCTGTGCGGTCTTGGCGCGCTCGCGGTGCACATGCTCACCAATTCCTCTTCCACCATGCCCGTGGTCGGGGCTTCCGGGGCCATCGCCGGGGTCATGGGCGCCTATTTCTTTCTGTATCCGCACGCCAAGGTGGTTACTTTCCTGCCTATCCTGATCATTCCCTTCATCTTCGAGCTGCCGGCCGTGTTCTATCTGGGGGCCTGGTTCCTGACGCAGGTCCTTTCCGGGATGCTGGCACCGGCGGGCGGCGGTGGGGTGGCCTGGTGGGCGCACATCGGCGGGTTCGTGGTCGGCATGCTGCTGCTGCGTTTTTTCCGGGATGATTCCCGCTGCTATTATTGTTACCGTTCCGAAACCTGGAAGGAGTGGAAGTAG
- the coaE gene encoding dephospho-CoA kinase (Dephospho-CoA kinase (CoaE) performs the final step in coenzyme A biosynthesis.) — MQEYVEKVGVADVGQRLDVFWQTCLEEEGVGRSRVQAWIKDGRARINGQVCSKAATRLMPGQTLTLAPEYTDSSVVPDDGPLNVFFADEDLVVVNKTPAMTVHPAPSVAEPTLVHRVAHHFPALLSQSGERPGIVHRLDKDTSGLIVLALSESARLSLTQAFASREVYKEYLALVAGVPDSSGTVSLALGRHPSIKTRMAVVERGGRAAETRFELLWSAADRSASLVRVRIMTGRTHQIRVHMAALGHPLLGDAVYADKQTAARAPRQMLHAWQLRFEHPRSFESMEFCAPPPDDFLQVLRELCRERACIGLTGAVGSGKSTVRAVAEEMGVPVFCADRVVAEAYAKGGEGCAILEHHFGTRFTHPGGGVDKDLLRSALAESDSLRREVERLVHPLVRHALHAFRAAHDEDVTLAEIPLLCEAGLAAEIDLLAVVYCPDRLRHARLQGRGWSPERIVMVDSWQWPQDRKVGMAQLVVDNSGSLQDLHSRARALIQVVQEMLRGHAERCVDELCAIFENPDTMEEAD; from the coding sequence ATGCAGGAATATGTGGAGAAGGTTGGCGTCGCGGATGTCGGGCAGCGACTGGATGTTTTTTGGCAGACCTGCCTTGAAGAGGAGGGCGTGGGCAGAAGCCGCGTTCAGGCCTGGATCAAGGACGGGCGAGCGCGCATCAACGGGCAGGTCTGCAGCAAGGCTGCGACCAGGCTCATGCCCGGACAAACCCTGACACTTGCCCCCGAATACACTGATTCAAGCGTCGTTCCCGATGACGGGCCCCTGAATGTATTTTTTGCCGATGAAGATCTGGTCGTGGTCAACAAGACTCCGGCCATGACCGTCCATCCAGCGCCGTCGGTAGCTGAGCCGACCCTTGTGCACCGGGTGGCCCATCATTTTCCGGCCTTGCTGTCTCAATCCGGGGAGCGCCCGGGGATCGTGCATCGCCTGGACAAAGACACCTCCGGGCTCATCGTGCTGGCCTTGTCCGAGTCGGCCCGCCTGAGCCTGACTCAGGCCTTCGCATCCCGGGAGGTCTACAAGGAGTATCTGGCTCTGGTCGCCGGGGTGCCTGATTCCTCCGGGACCGTGAGTCTTGCCTTGGGGCGGCATCCGAGCATCAAGACGCGCATGGCCGTGGTTGAACGCGGCGGCCGCGCGGCCGAGACCAGGTTTGAACTGCTCTGGAGCGCTGCCGACAGGAGCGCTTCTTTGGTTCGGGTGCGCATCATGACCGGGCGCACCCACCAGATCCGGGTGCATATGGCCGCGCTGGGTCATCCCCTTCTGGGGGACGCGGTCTATGCCGACAAGCAAACCGCTGCGCGCGCCCCCCGGCAGATGCTGCATGCCTGGCAGCTGCGTTTCGAGCATCCCCGCAGTTTTGAATCCATGGAGTTTTGCGCGCCGCCGCCGGATGATTTTCTGCAGGTGCTGCGAGAGCTTTGCCGTGAACGGGCCTGCATCGGCCTGACCGGAGCCGTGGGCAGCGGAAAATCCACCGTCAGGGCAGTGGCCGAGGAGATGGGAGTGCCGGTCTTCTGTGCGGATCGGGTGGTGGCCGAGGCCTATGCCAAGGGCGGGGAGGGCTGCGCCATTCTGGAGCATCATTTCGGGACCCGCTTCACGCATCCCGGCGGAGGGGTGGACAAGGACCTGCTCCGCAGCGCCCTGGCCGAGTCCGACAGCCTGCGCCGCGAGGTGGAGCGACTGGTTCATCCGCTGGTTCGTCATGCCCTGCACGCCTTCCGGGCCGCGCATGACGAGGACGTGACCCTGGCCGAGATTCCCCTGCTGTGCGAAGCGGGGCTGGCCGCAGAGATCGACCTGCTGGCGGTGGTCTATTGCCCGGACCGTCTGCGGCATGCCAGGCTGCAGGGCCGGGGCTGGAGCCCGGAGCGAATAGTCATGGTTGATTCCTGGCAATGGCCCCAGGACAGGAAGGTCGGCATGGCGCAGCTGGTGGTCGACAATTCCGGTTCCCTGCAGGATCTTCATTCCCGCGCGCGGGCTCTGATCCAGGTCGTGCAGGAGATGCTACGCGGCCATGCCGAGCGGTGCGTCGATGAACTGTGCGCCATTTTTGAAAACCCGGACACCATGGAGGAGGCGGACTGA
- a CDS encoding OmpA family protein yields MKVKKLVLLALLVAMCSASVAVAAENYVRKVDNFFILVDRSGSMDEKYVGTKETKIVLAKALLERMNAMIPELGYQGALSTAAPAGELQALEAYTTAGYGASIAKIPTVIGSNPTPLGVGLAGLEPALQGAVGRSAVIVVSDGRENTGEGSVKVAAALAEKYGACFHTISFADTVNGNQPLLDAITALKQPCGVGASAADLADDAALQKFVKDVFYDDATAVDPCSLDDDGDGVNNCIDKCPDTIKGLAVDAAGCPIDDIVTLKINFDFDKSDIKPEYHQELADFASYMRQQQSFTVVEIAGHTDSVGTDEYNQKLSERRAKAVRDYLVNELGMDTNLFSAVGYGESKPIATNDTDAGRAENRRILAELKGVYKKK; encoded by the coding sequence ATGAAAGTTAAAAAATTGGTTCTTTTGGCTCTGCTTGTGGCCATGTGTTCCGCCTCCGTGGCGGTGGCCGCCGAAAACTATGTGCGCAAGGTAGACAACTTCTTCATCCTGGTTGACCGCTCCGGTTCCATGGACGAGAAGTATGTAGGCACCAAGGAAACAAAGATCGTTTTGGCCAAGGCCCTGCTCGAACGCATGAACGCCATGATCCCCGAACTTGGCTATCAGGGCGCCCTCAGCACCGCCGCTCCGGCCGGTGAACTCCAGGCTCTGGAAGCTTACACCACCGCCGGCTATGGTGCATCCATCGCCAAGATTCCTACAGTGATCGGCTCCAACCCCACGCCTCTTGGTGTAGGCCTGGCCGGTCTTGAACCCGCCCTGCAGGGTGCCGTGGGCCGCAGTGCCGTCATTGTCGTGTCCGATGGCCGTGAAAACACCGGCGAAGGCTCCGTCAAGGTTGCCGCCGCCCTGGCTGAAAAATACGGCGCGTGTTTCCACACCATCAGCTTTGCCGACACCGTGAACGGCAACCAGCCCTTGCTCGACGCTATCACCGCCCTGAAGCAGCCTTGCGGCGTTGGCGCTTCCGCCGCCGATTTGGCCGATGACGCCGCCCTGCAGAAGTTCGTGAAAGATGTCTTCTACGATGACGCAACTGCGGTTGATCCCTGCTCCCTGGATGACGACGGCGATGGCGTAAACAACTGCATCGACAAGTGCCCCGACACCATCAAGGGCCTGGCTGTTGACGCCGCCGGTTGCCCCATTGACGATATCGTGACGCTCAAGATCAACTTCGACTTCGACAAGTCCGACATCAAGCCCGAATACCATCAGGAGCTGGCTGATTTCGCTTCCTACATGAGACAGCAGCAGTCCTTCACCGTCGTTGAAATCGCCGGACACACCGATTCCGTGGGTACCGACGAATACAACCAGAAGTTGTCCGAACGACGCGCCAAGGCCGTCCGCGACTATCTGGTCAACGAACTCGGCATGGACACCAACCTGTTCTCCGCTGTCGGTTATGGCGAGAGCAAGCCCATCGCCACCAATGACACCGATGCCGGTCGCGCTGAAAACCGCCGCATCCTGGCCGAACTGAAGGGTGTCTACAAGAAGAAATAA
- the dinB gene encoding DNA polymerase IV — translation MDESLRAVPDFKRVILHLDMDAFFTSVEQADDPLLQGKPVVIGQSLRGVASAASYEARKYGIRSAMPIVQAKKLCPHAVFLPGRMSRYREISVKIMNIMRALCPLVEQASVDEAYADISGTRRIFGPPENIARRLKAEILAATNLTCSVGIAPNKFLAKIASDWNKPGGLTFIPPADVPAFLRDLPLGRIPGVGKQFQEELRRIGVTTIPHVLAHPRTYWNELMGKRGAFLHDRACGIDDSPVVPGSDPKSCSAENTLDRDTLDRTLLERWLLIQAERIGRELRGLGKKGLTVTLKIKFQDFSSITRSRTLARPTDITTEIFEAARMLLTAEKLPRPVRLIGTGVSNFRFVQAELPLMPDAGRKRSQQLDQAMDRIRDKFGNKSILRAEAAIRESDAVNDLLSQKNRTSNGQ, via the coding sequence ATGGACGAATCTCTCAGGGCTGTCCCGGATTTTAAACGAGTCATTCTGCACTTGGACATGGACGCTTTTTTCACCTCCGTGGAACAGGCCGACGATCCTTTGTTGCAAGGGAAGCCTGTAGTGATCGGACAATCCTTGCGCGGAGTGGCCTCGGCGGCGTCATACGAAGCCAGAAAATACGGCATCAGATCCGCCATGCCCATCGTGCAGGCCAAAAAACTCTGCCCTCACGCAGTATTCCTGCCCGGCCGCATGTCCCGCTACCGTGAAATCTCGGTAAAGATCATGAACATTATGCGCGCGCTGTGTCCACTGGTCGAGCAGGCTTCGGTCGACGAGGCATATGCGGACATAAGCGGCACCCGGAGGATTTTCGGGCCTCCGGAAAACATCGCCCGGCGTCTCAAAGCCGAGATACTGGCCGCAACCAACCTGACCTGCTCCGTGGGCATCGCCCCCAATAAATTCCTCGCCAAGATCGCTTCGGACTGGAACAAGCCGGGCGGCCTGACCTTCATCCCTCCCGCCGACGTGCCCGCGTTCCTGCGCGACCTCCCGCTGGGCAGGATCCCCGGAGTCGGAAAACAGTTTCAGGAGGAGTTACGCCGCATCGGCGTGACCACGATCCCCCACGTTCTGGCGCACCCGCGAACCTACTGGAACGAGCTCATGGGCAAACGGGGAGCGTTCCTGCACGACAGGGCCTGCGGCATCGATGATTCGCCCGTGGTGCCCGGCAGCGATCCCAAGTCCTGCAGCGCGGAAAATACCCTGGACAGGGACACGCTTGACCGAACCCTGCTTGAGCGCTGGTTATTGATCCAGGCCGAACGCATCGGACGGGAACTGCGGGGGCTCGGGAAAAAAGGGCTGACCGTGACGCTCAAGATCAAATTCCAGGATTTCTCTTCCATCACGCGCAGCAGAACCCTGGCCAGGCCCACCGACATCACCACGGAAATCTTCGAGGCCGCGCGCATGCTCCTCACTGCCGAAAAACTCCCCCGGCCCGTCCGTCTCATCGGCACCGGAGTTTCCAATTTCCGCTTCGTGCAGGCCGAACTGCCGCTTATGCCCGATGCGGGCCGCAAGCGCAGTCAGCAGCTGGACCAGGCCATGGACCGCATCCGGGACAAGTTCGGAAACAAAAGCATCCTTCGGGCCGAGGCCGCCATCAGGGAATCGGACGCCGTGAACGACCTTTTATCCCAAAAAAATCGCACATCGAACGGACAATAA
- a CDS encoding dimethylarginine dimethylaminohydrolase family protein, protein MFSHAITRIPGPDYPKGLTTSTLPAPDLELALRQHDAYVRCLESLGLTVEVLPAAPGFPDACFVEDTAVVVRETAVITRPGAPSRTGETVHIEAALAPHRPLARIKAPGTLDGGDILQVGKHFFIGVSDRTNDEGARQLAAILAVHGYESSIIKVAAGLHLKSSLNFVGEDTMLVTADFAGHPAIADFKQIVCPADEEYAANTVLVNGTLIMPTGYPRTRALLEPLNLPIVELDTSEYRKMDGGLTCLSLRLQNPVS, encoded by the coding sequence ATGTTTTCTCATGCCATCACCCGCATCCCCGGCCCGGATTACCCAAAAGGACTGACCACCTCCACCCTGCCCGCTCCAGACCTTGAACTGGCACTCCGGCAGCATGACGCATATGTACGCTGCCTCGAATCCCTGGGGCTGACCGTTGAAGTCCTGCCCGCCGCGCCCGGCTTCCCCGACGCCTGTTTTGTCGAGGACACGGCCGTAGTCGTCCGCGAGACGGCAGTCATCACACGCCCCGGAGCCCCGTCGCGCACGGGCGAGACGGTTCATATCGAAGCCGCGCTGGCCCCCCACCGCCCCCTGGCCCGCATAAAGGCGCCGGGCACCCTGGACGGAGGCGACATCCTGCAGGTGGGCAAACACTTCTTTATCGGCGTGTCGGACCGCACCAATGACGAAGGCGCGAGGCAGCTCGCCGCCATCCTGGCCGTCCACGGCTACGAGAGCAGCATCATCAAGGTGGCTGCGGGCCTGCATCTCAAATCAAGTCTCAACTTCGTGGGCGAAGACACCATGCTGGTCACGGCCGACTTTGCCGGACATCCGGCCATCGCCGATTTCAAACAGATCGTCTGCCCGGCGGACGAGGAATACGCGGCCAACACGGTGCTCGTGAACGGCACCCTGATCATGCCGACGGGCTATCCCCGGACCAGAGCCCTGCTGGAACCGCTTAACCTGCCCATCGTGGAACTGGACACCAGTGAATACCGCAAGATGGACGGCGGTCTGACCTGCCTGTCCTTACGTCTGCAAAACCCTGTTTCTTGA
- a CDS encoding transporter substrate-binding domain-containing protein — translation MRFMTKIVLALLLVAFAAMPVMAADHELAQKSTLNEILKRGELRVGLDAGYMPFEMTDKKGEIVGFDVDMAKEMAKAMGVKLTIVNTDYDGIIPALMADKFDIIISGMTVNQERNLQINFADPYIVVGQAILLNKKHEGAITSYKDLNDPKFTVVSRIGTTGEQAAKRMIPKAQYKSFEKESDGAMEVVNGQADAFVYDLPFNVVFMAQQGGKNLVLLDKPFTYEPLGFGVKKGDPDFLNWLDNFLTQIKNDGRFDRIYDKWIKGTEWLKDIQ, via the coding sequence ATGCGTTTTATGACGAAGATTGTTTTGGCCCTGCTGCTGGTCGCGTTTGCGGCCATGCCCGTCATGGCCGCGGATCACGAACTTGCCCAGAAATCCACCCTGAACGAAATCCTGAAGCGCGGCGAGCTGCGTGTCGGCCTCGACGCCGGCTACATGCCCTTCGAGATGACGGACAAGAAGGGCGAGATCGTCGGCTTCGACGTGGACATGGCCAAGGAAATGGCCAAGGCCATGGGCGTCAAGCTGACCATCGTCAACACCGACTATGACGGCATCATTCCCGCCTTGATGGCCGACAAGTTCGACATCATCATCAGCGGCATGACCGTTAACCAGGAACGCAACCTGCAGATCAATTTCGCCGACCCGTACATCGTCGTCGGCCAGGCCATCCTCTTGAACAAAAAGCACGAGGGCGCGATCACTTCCTATAAGGATTTGAACGATCCCAAGTTCACCGTTGTCTCCCGCATCGGCACCACCGGCGAACAGGCCGCCAAGCGCATGATCCCCAAGGCTCAGTACAAGAGCTTTGAGAAGGAGTCCGACGGCGCCATGGAAGTGGTCAACGGCCAGGCCGACGCGTTTGTCTATGACCTGCCCTTCAACGTGGTCTTCATGGCCCAGCAGGGCGGCAAGAACCTGGTCCTGCTGGACAAGCCCTTCACCTACGAGCCCCTGGGCTTCGGCGTGAAGAAGGGTGACCCGGACTTTTTGAACTGGCTGGACAACTTCCTGACCCAGATCAAGAACGACGGCCGCTTCGACCGCATCTACGACAAGTGGATCAAGGGCACCGAGTGGCTCAAGGACATCCAGTAA
- a CDS encoding amino acid ABC transporter permease (The N-terminal region of this protein, as described by TIGR01726, is a three transmembrane segment that identifies a subfamily of ABC transporter permease subunits, which specificities that include histidine, arginine, glutamine, glutamate, L-cystine (sic), the opines (in Agrobacterium) octopine and nopaline, etc.) yields the protein MATYTGLDRPKSKFYYQFWSLAFVIGLCSAMALLYYSTKKVEYTWRWNRVPQYFIYDDKVNIRAEMEGTITSITETGENVLVTVQGDDGEESHTLPKTSLLLAPGDYVYAGDNIGFYSETKPGILIEGLLLTLEVSALAIVFGILLGLFTGLARISDNPALRWGAIAYIELIRGSPLLVQIFLWYFVVGTVINSMLSQYGIGQIPPLWFGVMALAIFTGAYTAEIVRAGIQSVHRGQMEAARSLGMTYNKAMRKVILPQAFRRILPPLAGQFISLVKDSSLLGVISIRELTKASREVVSSSLQPFEIWIVCAILYLVLTFTLSMFVQYLERKAI from the coding sequence ATGGCCACCTACACCGGACTCGATCGGCCCAAAAGCAAATTTTATTACCAGTTCTGGAGTCTCGCCTTCGTGATCGGGCTCTGCAGCGCCATGGCTCTGCTCTACTACTCCACGAAAAAAGTGGAGTACACATGGAGATGGAACCGCGTACCCCAATATTTCATTTACGACGACAAGGTGAACATCCGCGCGGAGATGGAAGGGACCATCACCTCCATCACGGAAACCGGCGAGAACGTACTCGTGACGGTGCAAGGCGACGACGGGGAAGAAAGCCACACCCTGCCCAAAACCTCGCTGCTGCTGGCCCCGGGCGACTATGTCTATGCGGGCGACAACATCGGTTTCTACTCCGAGACAAAGCCCGGCATCCTGATCGAAGGACTGCTGCTGACTCTTGAAGTGAGCGCTCTGGCCATCGTCTTCGGCATCCTGCTCGGCCTCTTCACGGGTCTGGCCCGCATCTCCGACAACCCGGCCCTGCGCTGGGGAGCCATCGCCTACATCGAACTCATCCGCGGCTCACCGCTGCTGGTGCAGATATTTCTCTGGTACTTCGTGGTCGGCACGGTCATCAACAGCATGCTGTCCCAATACGGGATCGGGCAAATCCCGCCGCTCTGGTTCGGCGTCATGGCCCTGGCCATCTTCACCGGCGCCTACACCGCCGAGATCGTGCGCGCGGGCATCCAGTCCGTGCACCGCGGCCAGATGGAGGCCGCACGCTCGCTCGGGATGACCTACAACAAGGCCATGCGCAAGGTCATCCTGCCCCAGGCCTTCCGCCGCATCCTGCCCCCCCTGGCCGGACAGTTCATCAGCCTGGTCAAGGACTCCTCCCTCCTCGGCGTCATCTCCATCCGCGAACTGACCAAGGCTTCCCGGGAGGTCGTGTCTTCGTCCCTGCAGCCCTTTGAAATCTGGATCGTGTGCGCCATCCTGTACCTGGTCCTGACCTTTACCCTGTCCATGTTCGTGCAGTATCTCGAACGCAAGGCCATCTAG
- a CDS encoding amino acid ABC transporter ATP-binding protein, protein MHKPPIIDVQSIDKFFYTPERLQALNRVSCTVAHGEVVVIIGPSGSGKSTFLRCLNRLEYADTGHIIIDGVDILDPKCDINAIRAEVGMVFQSFNLFPHKTVLDNLTMAQMSVRGRSKKEAEAKGMALLEKVGIAEKFAARPEQLSGGQQQRVAIARSLAMDPKIMLFDEPTSALDPEMVGEVLDVMKNLAREGMTMVVVTHEMGFAREVADRVLFMDKGEILEQGAPEHFFTAPTLERTKEFLGQIL, encoded by the coding sequence ATGCACAAACCACCCATCATCGACGTTCAAAGCATCGACAAGTTCTTCTACACCCCGGAACGTTTGCAGGCCCTGAACCGCGTATCCTGCACCGTGGCGCATGGGGAGGTCGTGGTCATCATCGGGCCGTCCGGTTCCGGGAAATCAACCTTCCTGCGCTGCCTGAATCGCCTAGAATACGCCGATACCGGACACATCATCATCGACGGCGTGGACATTCTCGATCCCAAATGCGATATCAACGCCATTCGCGCCGAAGTGGGCATGGTCTTCCAGTCCTTCAACCTCTTCCCGCACAAGACGGTGCTGGACAATCTGACCATGGCCCAGATGTCGGTGCGCGGGCGCTCGAAAAAAGAGGCCGAGGCCAAGGGCATGGCGCTCCTGGAAAAGGTCGGCATCGCCGAAAAGTTTGCGGCCAGACCCGAGCAACTCTCCGGCGGTCAGCAGCAGCGCGTGGCCATTGCCCGATCCCTGGCCATGGACCCGAAGATCATGCTCTTCGACGAACCCACCTCCGCCCTTGATCCGGAAATGGTCGGCGAGGTTCTGGACGTCATGAAGAACCTGGCCCGAGAGGGAATGACCATGGTCGTCGTCACCCACGAAATGGGTTTCGCGCGCGAGGTCGCGGACCGGGTCCTGTTCATGGACAAAGGCGAAATTCTGGAACAGGGCGCGCCCGAACATTTTTTCACCGCGCCAACCCTGGAACGGACCAAGGAGTTTTTGGGGCAAATTCTCTGA
- a CDS encoding ATP-binding protein, translating to MKRKIIEIDEEKCTGCGQCVTGCAEGALAIIDGKAKIVRDMFCDGLGACIGHCPEDALHIIEREADDFDEEAAMEHVRKIGGVEALVHGAGHGGCPSAQVSTRTAGHGGCPSAGMMRMTPCEQANVPAGQAGSALSHWPVQIRLVPPHAPFLQDADLLIAGDCCPVATPDFHGRFLAGRTVMIGCPKFDNAGEYVERLTQVFAQNRIKSVTILEMEVPCCSGLSRIVGQALANSGKDIPAVRAIVARDGKVSEEKFTPPATAPQGLTRL from the coding sequence ATGAAAAGAAAAATCATTGAAATAGACGAAGAAAAGTGCACGGGCTGCGGCCAGTGCGTGACTGGATGCGCCGAGGGCGCTTTGGCCATCATCGACGGCAAGGCCAAGATCGTGAGGGATATGTTTTGTGACGGGCTCGGAGCCTGCATCGGGCATTGCCCCGAGGACGCCCTGCACATCATCGAGCGCGAAGCCGACGATTTCGACGAGGAAGCGGCCATGGAGCATGTGCGCAAAATAGGCGGCGTCGAGGCCCTGGTTCACGGAGCGGGACACGGCGGCTGCCCGTCGGCCCAGGTTTCGACCCGCACGGCCGGACATGGCGGCTGCCCTTCCGCCGGCATGATGCGCATGACCCCGTGCGAACAGGCCAACGTGCCCGCAGGCCAGGCCGGCTCGGCCCTGTCCCACTGGCCCGTGCAGATCCGGCTCGTTCCGCCGCACGCGCCTTTCCTGCAGGACGCGGATCTCTTGATCGCCGGAGACTGCTGCCCCGTGGCCACTCCGGATTTCCACGGACGCTTCCTGGCCGGACGCACGGTCATGATCGGCTGCCCCAAATTCGACAACGCCGGGGAATACGTGGAGCGCCTGACCCAGGTCTTTGCCCAGAACAGGATCAAGTCCGTGACCATCCTGGAAATGGAAGTGCCCTGCTGCTCCGGCTTGTCGCGCATCGTGGGACAGGCCCTGGCCAACAGCGGAAAGGACATTCCCGCAGTGCGGGCCATCGTGGCCAGGGACGGCAAGGTCAGCGAGGAGAAATTCACCCCCCCGGCGACGGCCCCTCAGGGATTGACCCGGCTCTAA